The following are encoded in a window of Streptosporangiales bacterium genomic DNA:
- a CDS encoding alcohol dehydrogenase catalytic domain-containing protein: MTGPQIVLGTGGQVLVEPTPPAALERDTDVLGAPVHMGICGSDVHVLHGRHPFAKPPVVTGHEVVARVLAVGTQVTAVAPGDLAVVNPLVWCGECERCRAGVVNQCANAAVRGFRVPGLARGEVVVDAAYCHRVPTGIDTLRPC, translated from the coding sequence TTGACCGGGCCGCAGATCGTCCTCGGCACCGGTGGGCAGGTGCTGGTGGAGCCGACGCCGCCGGCAGCGCTCGAGCGCGACACCGACGTGCTCGGCGCGCCGGTGCACATGGGTATCTGCGGCAGCGACGTCCACGTGCTGCACGGCCGGCACCCGTTCGCCAAACCGCCGGTGGTGACCGGCCACGAGGTGGTCGCGCGGGTGCTCGCGGTCGGTACGCAGGTGACCGCGGTCGCGCCGGGCGACCTCGCGGTGGTCAACCCGCTGGTGTGGTGCGGCGAGTGCGAGCGCTGCCGCGCGGGGGTCGTCAACCAGTGCGCGAACGCCGCCGTACGCGGCTTCAGGGTGCCCGGCCTGGCCAGGGGCGAGGTCGTCGTCGACGCCGCCTACTGCCACCGGGTGCCCACCGGCATCGACACGCTACGGCCGTGCTGA